The following coding sequences lie in one Allorhizobium ampelinum S4 genomic window:
- a CDS encoding DUF736 domain-containing protein yields MSQIGSFTLSNDGTYTGTIKTLAIDAKARLVPSDPAATSDKAPDLRVIVSGVEIGAAWRRTSKEDRTYHSAKLDDPSFSAPIYANLFEGDDGKYALIWSR; encoded by the coding sequence ATGTCCCAGATCGGTTCGTTCACCCTCAGCAATGACGGCACCTACACCGGCACCATCAAGACCCTCGCCATCGACGCCAAGGCGCGCCTCGTCCCCAGCGATCCCGCAGCCACCAGCGACAAGGCGCCCGACCTGCGGGTCATCGTCTCCGGCGTCGAGATCGGTGCCGCCTGGCGCCGGACCTCCAAGGAGGATCGGACCTACCACTCGGCCAAGCTCGACGATCCCTCCTTCAGCGCACCCATCTACGCCAACCTCTTCGAAGGCGACGATGGCAAATATGCCCTGATCTGGTCGCGCTGA
- the traD gene encoding type IV conjugative transfer system coupling protein TraD yields MARTITNDARKKDTREKIELGGLIVKAGLRYEKRALLLGLLIDAGRRLKGNDGEQSRLTAIGAEAFAHDGE; encoded by the coding sequence ATGGCCCGCACGATCACGAATGACGCGCGAAAGAAAGACACGCGCGAGAAAATCGAACTCGGTGGCCTGATCGTCAAGGCAGGACTGCGCTACGAGAAGCGGGCTCTTCTGCTTGGCCTGTTGATCGATGCCGGTCGCCGCCTTAAGGGCAACGATGGGGAGCAATCGCGCCTCACGGCGATAGGCGCGGAGGCATTCGCTCATGACGGCGAGTAA
- a CDS encoding thermonuclease family protein: MTLRLFTAVASLSPLAIGILASVASAPPSSASEAFSICGSGQRITCVVDGDTFWFRGEKIRIADIDTPELSPPRCERERERGLAAKQRLLEILNSGPVSFKTTARDEDRLGRKLRIVYRERRSVGDILVAEGLARKWEGSRRSWCG, encoded by the coding sequence ATGACATTGAGACTTTTTACGGCAGTCGCCAGCCTATCCCCCTTAGCCATTGGCATCCTCGCGTCTGTTGCCTCAGCGCCGCCGAGCAGCGCGAGCGAAGCCTTCTCTATCTGCGGAAGCGGGCAACGTATCACCTGCGTGGTGGATGGTGATACGTTCTGGTTTAGAGGTGAGAAGATCAGGATCGCCGACATCGACACGCCGGAGCTCAGCCCGCCAAGATGCGAGCGCGAACGCGAGCGCGGACTTGCGGCAAAACAGCGTCTGCTCGAGATCCTCAATTCGGGTCCGGTCTCGTTCAAGACGACCGCCAGGGATGAAGATCGCCTCGGTCGCAAGCTCAGGATTGTCTACCGCGAGCGACGATCGGTCGGCGATATTCTCGTCGCCGAAGGCTTGGCTCGGAAGTGGGAAGGATCGCGCCGGAGCTGGTGCGGATGA
- a CDS encoding WGR domain-containing protein: MRDSAGMITQPYHLYVERIAPEKNMARFYALAVQPTLFGEVSLVRAWGRIGTRGQQMVHLFDNESQAINLFLDVLCEKRKRGYRPKAPVDIQRI, translated from the coding sequence ATGCGCGATTCTGCGGGCATGATCACGCAGCCCTATCACCTCTACGTCGAGCGTATCGCGCCGGAAAAAAACATGGCGCGGTTCTACGCCCTTGCTGTCCAGCCGACATTGTTTGGCGAGGTGTCGCTAGTGCGCGCCTGGGGTCGGATTGGAACGCGCGGACAGCAGATGGTGCATCTGTTCGACAATGAGAGCCAGGCTATCAACCTGTTCCTCGACGTCCTTTGCGAAAAGCGCAAACGGGGTTATCGACCAAAAGCACCTGTGGACATCCAGCGGATCTGA
- a CDS encoding HU family DNA-binding protein, with translation MTTTNEIADKIAADNGLTKVQAKGIVEAVFQAIADAAGSDAETSIPGFGKFKVKASPEREGRNPATGEKMTVAASKKLTFAPAKALKDALNK, from the coding sequence ATGACCACCACCAATGAAATCGCCGACAAGATTGCAGCCGACAACGGCCTGACGAAGGTTCAGGCAAAGGGCATTGTCGAGGCCGTGTTCCAGGCCATCGCCGATGCCGCAGGCTCCGACGCTGAAACCTCAATCCCAGGCTTCGGAAAGTTTAAAGTGAAGGCATCGCCTGAGCGTGAGGGTCGCAATCCTGCGACCGGAGAAAAGATGACCGTTGCGGCTTCGAAGAAGCTGACCTTCGCGCCTGCCAAGGCGCTCAAGGATGCACTGAACAAGTGA
- a CDS encoding tyrosine-type recombinase/integrase, whose translation MLTDDADRYIALRRSLGFKLAKTSRHLAAFACYAVDHGDIHVRHETAIAWAATVSSTPRSHQRRLGEIALFARFLHAEDRAHEVPHHHPDPGAAKRPAPYIYTSAELARMLDAAGNLRHQKPSPLRRHIYVMLVGLLASTGLRISEALNLRLDDALPDGVLHIRQTKFNKSRLVPMHASVVEALRAYLEVRRRFAGADDHVFLSVDAKPMPLRTVESTFHVILRKAGVGQDRSRRPRIHDLRHTFATRALEQCAMRRDDVARDFVALSTYLGHASIRHTYWYLEATPDLMGDIAAAAEALIEGEIA comes from the coding sequence ATGCTGACCGACGATGCTGATCGCTATATCGCATTGCGCCGCTCGCTCGGCTTCAAACTGGCAAAGACGTCTCGGCACCTGGCTGCGTTCGCGTGCTATGCGGTTGACCACGGCGATATCCATGTTCGCCACGAGACCGCGATCGCATGGGCGGCGACCGTCTCGTCGACCCCGCGCAGTCACCAGCGGCGGCTTGGCGAGATCGCTCTCTTCGCACGCTTCCTGCATGCCGAGGATCGCGCCCATGAAGTGCCGCACCATCATCCCGACCCTGGTGCTGCAAAACGTCCCGCGCCCTATATCTACACATCTGCGGAACTGGCGCGCATGCTCGATGCCGCGGGCAATCTGCGGCACCAGAAGCCCAGCCCGCTCAGGCGCCACATCTATGTGATGCTGGTTGGGCTGCTGGCGTCGACGGGCCTGCGGATATCGGAGGCTCTGAACCTGAGGTTGGACGATGCGCTGCCAGATGGCGTGCTGCACATCCGGCAGACCAAGTTCAACAAGAGCCGGCTGGTGCCGATGCACGCCAGCGTGGTCGAGGCGCTGCGGGCCTATCTTGAGGTCCGTCGGCGGTTCGCCGGGGCGGACGACCATGTGTTCCTCTCGGTGGATGCCAAGCCGATGCCCCTTCGAACCGTCGAGAGCACCTTCCATGTGATCCTGCGCAAGGCTGGCGTCGGTCAGGATCGGTCGCGTCGCCCGCGTATCCATGATCTGCGCCACACCTTCGCGACCCGTGCGCTGGAGCAATGTGCGATGCGCCGGGATGATGTTGCGCGGGACTTCGTCGCACTCTCCACCTATCTTGGCCACGCGAGTATCCGGCATACCTACTGGTATCTGGAAGCCACGCCCGACCTCATGGGCGATATCGCGGCGGCTGCCGAGGCGCTGATCGAGGGAGAGATCGCATGA
- the traC gene encoding conjugal transfer protein TraC, with product MKKPSLKIREEIARLQDQLRQAETREAERVGRIALKAGLGEIEIEETELQAAFEEITGRFRGGKAASTGKRNAGDGRTAGETVTTIETGAAASSGREA from the coding sequence ATGAAGAAACCATCGTTGAAGATCAGGGAAGAAATCGCCAGATTGCAGGATCAGCTGAGACAAGCCGAAACACGCGAGGCGGAGCGCGTCGGCAGGATCGCGCTGAAGGCCGGCCTCGGTGAGATCGAGATCGAGGAAACCGAGCTACAGGCTGCGTTCGAAGAGATCACCGGGCGGTTTCGCGGAGGCAAGGCGGCTTCGACTGGGAAGAGAAATGCTGGTGACGGCAGGACAGCAGGTGAGACGGTCACGACGATCGAGACTGGCGCTGCTGCGAGCAGCGGTCGTGAGGCTTGA
- a CDS encoding tyrosine-type recombinase/integrase: MPTGVYVRKNAVGDRLKAGMAADHAADFAQWLRERRYTPRTIIEKMRLLASWTHWACAENYTLAAIREAHATSFALIAAGQCPRFRGDINQDAVEIAKLFIAYLEDRSVLVGPPAKPVAPLVAEFAAWAREQRGLAETTLATYLGTITPFIDTLGDTPAIYDAATIRAYMIERAKAVSVARMKGISVGIRAFLRFLIATGRCRPGLDHAMPNVAGWRLASIPRFLPDADIARIIGACNGERRLRDRAIILLLVRLGLRASEVARLGFGDIDWRQGSIRLFGKGRREELLPLTQEIGDALLAYIERGRPALAVPSLFITEYAPLRPIDRITVKCLVKRALKRGGVESHYKGAHILRHSAATAMLRHGVSLAHVGTVLRHRSPEMTAHYAKVDIALLSAIAQSWPGRSPC, from the coding sequence ATGCCAACGGGTGTTTATGTTCGGAAGAACGCGGTCGGGGACCGCTTGAAGGCGGGAATGGCTGCGGACCACGCGGCGGACTTCGCGCAATGGCTTCGTGAGCGACGCTATACGCCACGTACCATCATCGAGAAGATGCGGCTGCTTGCGAGCTGGACGCACTGGGCATGCGCGGAGAATTACACGCTCGCCGCGATCCGTGAGGCGCATGCGACATCGTTCGCCTTAATTGCAGCGGGGCAATGCCCGCGCTTCCGTGGCGACATCAACCAGGATGCGGTCGAGATCGCCAAGCTGTTCATCGCCTATCTCGAGGATCGCAGCGTATTGGTGGGCCCGCCGGCCAAGCCGGTTGCGCCGCTGGTGGCCGAGTTTGCGGCTTGGGCCCGCGAGCAGCGCGGTCTGGCCGAAACGACGCTGGCCACGTATCTCGGAACAATCACACCCTTCATCGATACGCTGGGGGACACGCCAGCTATCTACGACGCCGCAACGATCCGAGCCTACATGATCGAGCGCGCGAAAGCAGTATCGGTGGCGCGGATGAAGGGGATATCGGTCGGCATTCGCGCCTTCCTGCGCTTCCTGATCGCGACAGGACGATGCCGGCCCGGACTCGACCACGCCATGCCCAACGTTGCGGGCTGGCGGCTGGCCTCGATCCCGCGCTTTCTGCCCGATGCCGATATCGCGCGGATCATCGGGGCGTGCAACGGTGAGCGTCGCCTGCGCGACCGGGCCATCATCCTGCTGTTGGTTCGGCTCGGACTTCGGGCGAGCGAGGTCGCACGGCTCGGCTTCGGCGATATCGACTGGCGGCAGGGCAGCATCCGCCTGTTCGGCAAAGGCCGGCGCGAAGAACTGCTGCCACTCACCCAGGAGATCGGCGACGCGCTGCTTGCCTATATCGAACGCGGTCGGCCGGCGCTGGCGGTACCATCCCTGTTCATTACCGAATATGCGCCGCTGCGCCCCATCGACCGCATCACGGTCAAATGCCTGGTCAAGCGCGCCCTCAAACGCGGCGGTGTCGAAAGCCATTACAAGGGGGCACATATCCTGCGGCACTCGGCGGCTACGGCGATGCTCCGCCACGGCGTCAGCTTAGCCCATGTTGGCACTGTGCTGCGTCACCGGTCGCCGGAGATGACTGCGCATTACGCCAAGGTCGATATCGCACTTCTGTCGGCCATCGCTCAGTCCTGGCCGGGGAGGTCGCCATGCTGA
- the traG gene encoding Ti-type conjugative transfer system protein TraG, translated as MTASKVFLAVIPAAMMIVVLVFMAGIEHWLAALSKTGQAKLMLGRIGLALPYATAAAIGTLFLFASNGAAGVKAAGWGVVSGSGVVVAIAVLREGVRLSGITGEVPAGQSVFGYADPATMLGASTTFLAGVFALRVAMKGNAAFAKAAPRRIGGKRAVHGEADWMKVQEAARLFPDPGGIVVGERYRVDSVAAVSFRADDPLTWGAGGKSPLLCFDGSFGSSHGIVFAGSGGFKTTSVTVPTALKWGGGLVVLDPSSEVAPMASEHRRKAGRKVIILDPSASGVGFNALDWIGRHGSTKEEDIVAVATWIMTDNPRSASARDDFFRASAMQLLTALIADVCLSGHTDEEDQTLRRVRTNLSEPEPQLRARLTKIYEQSESDFVKENVSVFVNMTPETFSGVYANAVKETHWLSYPNYAALVSGDSFSTDDLADGGTDIFIALDLKVLEAHPGLARVVIGSLLNAIYNRNGDVKGRALFLLDEVARLGYLRILETARDAGRKYGITLTMIFQSIGQMREAYGGRDATSKWFESASWISFAAINDPDTADYISKRCGDTTVEVDQTNRSSGMKGSSRSRSRQLSRRPLILPHEVLRMRADEQIVFTSGNPPLRCGRAIWFRRKDMSASVGENRFHKQIADGVKSYKAAGMTDTEET; from the coding sequence ATGACGGCGAGTAAAGTGTTCCTCGCCGTCATCCCGGCCGCGATGATGATCGTCGTCTTGGTGTTCATGGCGGGGATCGAACACTGGCTGGCCGCTCTCAGTAAGACCGGGCAGGCAAAGCTGATGCTCGGGCGGATCGGCCTCGCGCTGCCCTATGCGACCGCGGCTGCGATCGGCACGCTTTTCCTGTTCGCGTCGAATGGCGCAGCGGGCGTCAAAGCGGCAGGATGGGGTGTTGTCAGCGGAAGTGGAGTGGTAGTCGCGATCGCGGTGCTGCGTGAAGGGGTTCGCCTTTCCGGGATAACCGGTGAAGTGCCAGCAGGACAGTCCGTGTTTGGATATGCGGACCCCGCAACGATGCTTGGCGCATCGACAACGTTCCTCGCCGGCGTCTTCGCACTGCGCGTGGCGATGAAGGGTAACGCAGCTTTTGCCAAAGCCGCACCACGGCGGATTGGGGGAAAGCGAGCGGTGCATGGCGAGGCCGACTGGATGAAAGTGCAGGAGGCGGCAAGACTTTTCCCCGATCCCGGCGGCATCGTTGTCGGTGAACGGTATCGTGTCGATAGCGTTGCGGCGGTGTCGTTCCGCGCCGATGATCCGTTGACCTGGGGAGCGGGAGGCAAGAGCCCGCTCCTATGCTTCGACGGCTCCTTCGGCTCGTCGCATGGCATCGTCTTCGCCGGCTCCGGCGGTTTCAAGACGACGTCTGTAACGGTCCCGACCGCGCTCAAGTGGGGTGGCGGCCTCGTTGTCCTCGACCCGTCGAGCGAGGTCGCGCCGATGGCATCGGAGCATCGCCGCAAGGCTGGCAGGAAGGTGATCATTCTCGATCCCTCGGCGTCAGGCGTCGGCTTCAATGCGCTCGACTGGATCGGGCGACACGGCAGCACGAAGGAAGAGGATATCGTCGCCGTCGCGACCTGGATTATGACCGACAATCCGCGCTCGGCGTCTGCCCGCGACGACTTCTTTCGGGCATCGGCGATGCAGCTTCTGACAGCCCTGATCGCCGACGTCTGCCTATCCGGTCACACGGACGAGGAAGACCAGACGCTGCGCCGTGTGCGGACGAACCTTTCGGAGCCTGAACCACAGCTACGGGCGCGCTTGACAAAAATCTACGAACAGTCGGAATCGGACTTCGTGAAGGAGAACGTCTCGGTCTTCGTCAACATGACGCCGGAGACGTTTTCCGGCGTCTACGCCAATGCGGTGAAAGAAACCCACTGGCTGTCCTATCCGAACTACGCCGCGCTCGTCTCAGGCGACAGTTTCTCGACCGACGATCTTGCCGATGGCGGGACAGACATCTTTATTGCGCTCGATCTGAAGGTCCTCGAAGCCCATCCAGGACTGGCGCGTGTGGTTATCGGATCACTGCTCAATGCCATCTACAATCGAAATGGCGATGTGAAGGGTCGCGCGCTCTTCCTGCTCGACGAGGTGGCCAGGCTCGGCTACCTGCGGATCTTAGAGACCGCGCGCGACGCCGGGCGCAAATACGGCATCACGCTGACGATGATCTTTCAGTCCATCGGCCAGATGCGCGAGGCCTATGGCGGGCGGGACGCGACGAGCAAATGGTTCGAATCCGCGTCGTGGATCTCGTTTGCCGCGATCAACGATCCCGACACGGCCGACTATATCTCGAAACGCTGCGGCGATACGACCGTCGAGGTCGACCAGACAAACCGCTCGTCAGGGATGAAGGGATCGTCGCGCTCACGTTCCCGGCAGCTCAGCCGCCGTCCACTGATCCTGCCGCATGAGGTGCTGCGCATGCGCGCTGACGAGCAGATCGTGTTCACATCGGGCAATCCGCCGCTCCGATGCGGACGCGCCATCTGGTTCCGACGCAAGGATATGAGCGCGTCCGTCGGAGAAAACCGCTTTCATAAGCAAATCGCGGACGGAGTGAAGAGCTATAAGGCCGCTGGGATGACAGACACTGAGGAGACATGA
- a CDS encoding tyrosine-type recombinase/integrase, with protein MTPIAPLITRFMREHMPQQRGYSPHSCEAYAYSFRLLFVFAAGRLHTRPSLLHLEQIDADMVLAFLHHIEHDRGNGASTRNLRLAAIKAFMRYVELRHPNALEQIAQINAIPGKRHDHKLIRHLTMDEVRAVLDAPDIKTRLGLRDRAMLHLCFAGGLRVSELVGLTLENVTLQPSPSILVFGKGRRERSLPLWKETARDVRAWLAVRGKPPVTELFVNAQGMAMTRAGFEYILEKHAKAAAARCPTLIGRPLSPHLLRHSCAVLMLQATRDIRKVALWLGHADIRTTEVYLRMDPSEKLEAIEAVLPPALRRGRFRAPDALIASLMADAHTAST; from the coding sequence ATGACACCAATCGCTCCGCTCATCACCCGCTTCATGCGGGAGCACATGCCGCAGCAGCGCGGCTATAGTCCGCACTCCTGCGAAGCCTACGCGTATAGCTTCCGGCTGCTGTTCGTCTTCGCTGCCGGGCGCTTGCATACACGCCCGTCTTTGCTCCATCTCGAGCAGATCGATGCGGACATGGTGCTCGCGTTCCTGCATCACATCGAACATGATCGCGGTAACGGCGCGTCGACCCGCAACTTGCGGCTCGCCGCGATCAAGGCGTTCATGCGCTACGTCGAGCTGCGGCACCCAAACGCCCTGGAGCAGATCGCCCAGATCAACGCTATCCCGGGCAAGCGCCATGACCACAAGCTCATTCGCCACCTGACCATGGACGAGGTCCGTGCCGTGCTCGACGCGCCCGATATAAAGACGCGGCTGGGGCTGCGGGACCGGGCGATGCTGCACCTCTGCTTTGCCGGGGGCCTGCGCGTCTCCGAACTGGTCGGCCTCACCCTGGAGAACGTCACGCTGCAACCCAGTCCGAGCATCCTGGTGTTCGGCAAGGGCCGGCGCGAGCGCAGTCTTCCGCTCTGGAAAGAAACGGCCCGCGACGTGCGAGCCTGGCTTGCGGTGCGCGGAAAGCCACCGGTGACGGAGCTGTTCGTCAATGCTCAAGGAATGGCAATGACCCGAGCCGGCTTCGAGTATATCCTCGAAAAGCACGCAAAGGCCGCCGCAGCTCGATGCCCGACGCTGATCGGCCGGCCGCTCTCACCCCATCTTCTGCGGCACAGTTGCGCGGTTCTCATGCTGCAGGCCACGCGCGATATCCGTAAGGTCGCGCTCTGGCTTGGCCATGCCGATATCCGCACGACCGAGGTATACCTGCGGATGGACCCGTCCGAGAAGCTCGAGGCCATAGAGGCCGTGTTGCCGCCGGCGCTCCGTCGCGGTCGGTTCAGGGCCCCGGACGCATTGATCGCGTCGCTGATGGCCGATGCGCATACCGCGTCAACGTAA
- a CDS encoding IS630 family transposase (programmed frameshift), with protein MGQAIGLREDFDGASLRRLARLSKSAPQARRLLALAQIYEGSSRSEAARIGGVTLQIVRDWVIRFNARGPDGLLDGKAPGKPSILNDAQRRALVEAVERGPIPAIHGVVRWRLIDLVYLLHEEFAVSLDETTVSRELKKLGYVKLTARPRHHAQNELAMETFKKGFAAEVAKVRTSLPKGTSIEVWFQDEARVGQKNTITRRWARRGTRPSAPKDQRTKSAYIFGAICPEQGKGAGLILPFCNTETMSLHLAEIALAVAPGAHAVVLMDQAGWHMTDKLEVPDNISIIALPAKCPELNPVENVWQFMRDNWLSNRVFTSHDNILDHCCEAWNKLVDQPWRIMTIGRRKWARQF; from the exons ATGGGACAAGCGATCGGCTTGCGGGAAGATTTTGACGGAGCGTCGCTCCGGCGACTGGCGCGATTATCAAAGAGCGCGCCGCAGGCCCGGCGACTGCTGGCCCTGGCGCAGATCTACGAGGGGAGCAGCAGGAGCGAGGCCGCAAGGATTGGCGGGGTGACCCTTCAGATCGTGCGGGACTGGGTGATCCGGTTCAATGCCCGTGGCCCCGACGGTCTTCTGGACGGCAAGGCGCCGGGCAAGCCGTCGATCCTCAACGATGCCCAGCGTCGTGCGCTGGTCGAGGCGGTCGAGCGCGGGCCGATCCCGGCGATCCATGGTGTCGTGCGTTGGCGGTTGATCGACCTTGTGTATTTGCTGCACGAGGAGTTCGCGGTGTCGCTCGACGAAACCACCGTGAGCCGCGAGTTGAAAAAGCTGGGCTATGTGAAGCTGACCGCGCGACCACGTCATCATGCGCAGAACGAGCTGGCCATGGAGACATTCAAAAAG GGCTTTGCTGCCGAAGTGGCAAAGGTCCGGACAAGCCTCCCGAAGGGCACGTCCATAGAAGTCTGGTTCCAAGACGAGGCCCGCGTCGGTCAGAAGAACACCATCACACGGCGCTGGGCCAGACGCGGAACACGACCCTCGGCGCCCAAGGACCAGCGCACGAAATCGGCCTACATCTTCGGAGCCATCTGCCCCGAACAGGGCAAGGGTGCCGGGCTGATCCTGCCCTTTTGCAACACAGAAACGATGTCGCTACATCTCGCTGAGATCGCGCTCGCCGTAGCGCCGGGCGCGCACGCCGTGGTGTTGATGGACCAGGCCGGATGGCACATGACCGACAAGCTCGAGGTCCCCGACAACATCAGCATCATCGCGCTACCCGCCAAGTGTCCCGAGCTGAACCCGGTCGAGAACGTTTGGCAATTCATGCGCGATAACTGGCTTTCCAATCGCGTTTTTACCTCCCACGACAATATTCTCGACCACTGCTGCGAGGCTTGGAACAAGCTGGTCGATCAGCCTTGGCGCATCATGACCATCGGCCGCCGAAAATGGGCTCGTCAGTTCTGA